One window of the Synechococcus sp. CC9311 genome contains the following:
- a CDS encoding glutamate-5-semialdehyde dehydrogenase yields the protein MNSQGVPEPSADLLSLATAVRRAAVVLGQSSNQQRQQALMAMAASLEAHADRIVAANAEDLAQASADGLAPALVARLKLDAGKLAGAIDGVRQLSSLQDPLGARQLHRELADGLVLERVTVPLGVLGVIFEARPDAVIQIAALAIRSGNGAILKGGSEAKCTNQAVMQSLKEGLAGTSVSVDALDLLTTRAESLALLRLDGLVDLIIPRGSNELVRFIQDNTRIPVLGHADGVCHLYVDQEVDCTQALRIAIDSKTQYPAACNAIETLLVHEKIAPIFLKEAVPAFQEAGVCLRGDEASRDLGVEQVATSDDWSQEYLDLVLAVRVVKDFDEALEHIRMYGSRHTEAIATVNHDTAERFLRAVDSAGVYHNCSTRFADGFRYGFGAEVGISTQTLPPRGPVGLEGLVTYRYRLRGEGHVAADFSEGREQFSHRDLPTGTE from the coding sequence ATGAACAGTCAGGGTGTGCCAGAACCATCAGCTGATCTTTTGAGCCTGGCTACAGCGGTTCGGCGTGCTGCTGTTGTCTTGGGACAGAGTTCTAATCAACAACGTCAACAGGCGCTGATGGCAATGGCAGCCTCACTGGAGGCCCATGCCGATCGCATCGTTGCTGCCAATGCGGAGGATCTTGCTCAGGCCTCCGCTGATGGCTTGGCACCTGCGTTGGTGGCACGCCTCAAATTAGATGCGGGCAAATTGGCAGGAGCCATCGATGGCGTCCGTCAATTGTCGTCCCTGCAGGATCCTCTGGGTGCCAGGCAATTGCATCGCGAGCTGGCCGATGGCCTTGTTTTGGAGCGCGTTACGGTCCCGCTCGGGGTCTTGGGGGTGATTTTTGAGGCAAGGCCAGACGCTGTGATTCAAATCGCTGCACTGGCGATTCGTTCAGGTAATGGTGCAATCCTGAAGGGTGGTAGCGAGGCCAAGTGCACCAATCAAGCTGTGATGCAGTCGCTGAAAGAGGGCTTGGCTGGCACATCGGTGTCTGTAGATGCGTTGGATTTGCTAACAACCCGAGCGGAGAGCTTGGCTCTTCTGCGCCTCGATGGTCTTGTTGATTTGATTATTCCCCGGGGTAGCAATGAGCTGGTCCGTTTTATTCAGGACAACACCCGAATTCCAGTCCTTGGTCATGCCGATGGTGTTTGCCATTTGTATGTGGATCAAGAGGTCGATTGCACGCAAGCTTTGCGGATTGCGATCGATAGCAAGACCCAGTACCCGGCGGCTTGCAATGCGATCGAGACGCTTCTAGTCCATGAAAAGATTGCGCCAATCTTTTTGAAAGAGGCTGTTCCCGCCTTCCAAGAGGCTGGTGTTTGTTTGCGCGGTGATGAAGCCAGTCGAGATTTAGGGGTCGAGCAGGTCGCCACCAGCGACGATTGGAGTCAGGAATACCTAGATCTCGTGCTTGCTGTGCGAGTAGTGAAGGATTTCGACGAAGCGCTCGAACATATACGGATGTACGGCTCACGCCATACGGAAGCCATTGCAACTGTCAATCACGACACCGCAGAAAGGTTTTTGCGGGCAGTGGATAGCGCCGGCGTTTATCACAACTGCTCAACCCGTTTCGCTGATGGTTTCCGCTATGGATTTGGCGCAGAAGTTGGCATCAGCACCCAGACCTTGCCGCCGCGTGGGCCTGTAGGGCTTGAAGGTTTGGTGACCTATCGCTACCGATTGCGCGGTGAGGGGCATGTTGCTGCTGATTTTTCTGAGGGGCGTGAACAGTTCAGCCATCGCGATCTACCCACCGGGACGGAGTGA
- a CDS encoding ROK family protein: MNSPEVIGIDLGGTAIKLGRFSADGCLLETQQVQTPQPATPGAVCIALVEAIEALDPDRRALIVGIGLPGPMDVGARVARVCINLPGWEDIPLADWLESRLQRRVTLANDGNCALVGEAWQGAAMGYSDVVMLTLGTGVGGGVMLSGRLFTGHNGAAAEPGLIGLDPNGPPCNSGNQGSLEQFACISALRRLWDGDPAALATLAANGDGEAQAVWSRYGTTLGVGISSLVYMFTPELVLVGGGISGAASHFLPSVRKEVERRVQAVSRQGLQIEACALGNGAGRLGAARLAIERLT; this comes from the coding sequence ATAAATTCCCCTGAGGTCATCGGAATCGATTTGGGTGGAACGGCGATCAAGCTTGGTCGCTTTTCGGCCGATGGTTGCCTTCTTGAGACACAGCAGGTGCAGACTCCTCAGCCTGCTACTCCAGGTGCGGTTTGCATTGCTTTGGTAGAGGCGATTGAAGCTTTAGATCCCGATCGCCGAGCCTTGATCGTTGGGATTGGTTTACCGGGTCCAATGGATGTGGGGGCTCGTGTAGCCAGGGTTTGCATCAACCTGCCTGGCTGGGAGGACATTCCTCTCGCTGATTGGCTGGAGTCTCGTCTTCAACGTCGGGTCACCCTCGCCAACGATGGCAACTGTGCCTTGGTCGGAGAGGCATGGCAGGGAGCGGCCATGGGTTATTCCGATGTGGTGATGCTCACTCTCGGCACGGGTGTGGGTGGCGGCGTGATGCTGTCTGGCCGTTTATTCACCGGTCACAATGGGGCCGCGGCTGAACCGGGGCTGATTGGTCTCGATCCCAACGGCCCACCCTGCAACAGCGGTAATCAGGGCAGTCTCGAACAGTTCGCCTGTATTTCTGCTTTGAGGCGGCTGTGGGATGGAGACCCAGCGGCATTGGCAACTTTGGCTGCAAATGGCGATGGGGAAGCCCAAGCAGTGTGGTCCCGTTATGGGACCACACTTGGCGTAGGAATCAGCTCGTTGGTGTACATGTTCACGCCAGAGCTGGTCCTCGTGGGTGGTGGAATTTCAGGAGCGGCGTCCCATTTTCTGCCTTCTGTTCGTAAGGAAGTTGAACGACGGGTGCAGGCCGTGAGTCGTCAAGGTCTGCAGATTGAAGCCTGTGCCCTAGGAAACGGTGCAGGCCGTCTTGGGGCTGCCCGACTGGCCATCGAACGCTTGACGTAA
- a CDS encoding dihydroneopterin aldolase yields MDLIHIHDLRLWAHVGVLDHERRDGQWFQLDITLGLDLRASAKSDDLSATADYSLAVGALQTLVSELCCLTIERFSEEVFEVLERLYGPLPMHLVLQKCHPPIAGFTGSVAIERRRNWSGQQGF; encoded by the coding sequence TTGGATTTGATTCATATCCATGATCTACGACTCTGGGCTCATGTCGGCGTTCTGGACCATGAACGACGGGATGGTCAATGGTTTCAACTCGACATCACCCTGGGCTTGGATCTGCGTGCATCGGCCAAGTCCGACGATCTCAGCGCAACCGCTGATTACAGCCTGGCGGTGGGGGCGCTTCAGACGTTGGTGAGCGAGCTGTGTTGCCTCACCATTGAACGTTTTAGTGAGGAGGTCTTTGAGGTGCTGGAACGTCTCTACGGCCCTTTGCCAATGCATCTGGTCTTGCAGAAGTGCCACCCTCCCATTGCAGGTTTTACGGGGTCTGTTGCCATTGAACGGCGGCGCAACTGGTCTGGTCAGCAGGGCTTTTGA